The Sinomicrobium kalidii region CGGCCCTTGTCGGGATGTTTTTTATTTTTACGGGTAGCAATTACGGTAAAAATGCGCGCTTTAATCAGAACCTTTTTTAAACGCAACTCATCGGCATCGGATGAGCAGGATACTATGAAAAAATTTTTAATAGTAGGTTTGGGGAATATCGGGAGTGAATATCAAAATACCCGGCATAATATCGGTTTCAGGGTGCTGGATCGTCTGGCAGAAGAAGAGTCCGTGAATTTTGAAACCGTAAAACTCGGCGACAAATGCATATGCAGTGTAAAGGGAAGAAAACTTATACTGCTCAAGCCGAGTACTTATATGAACCTCAGTGGTAAATCGGTAAAATACTGGATGGACAAGGAAAAGATCCCCCTGGAAAACGTGCTGATCATCACGGATGATATCAACCTTCCTTTCGGGACCATTCGCTTAAAGACCAGAGGTAGCGATGGCGGGCACAACGGATTAAAGGATATACAGGCGCGTCTCAATACTGTGCAATACAACCGGGTCCGTTTAGGTATCGGTTCGGAATTTTCCCGGGGAAAACAGATCGACTATGTATTGGGTGAATGGGATGAAGAAGAAAACAAGGCCCTCCCCGAACGTTTGGAAAAGGCCTGTGAACTTATACGTTCGTTCGCTACGGCAGGAGTGCAGCATACAATGAACGCCTTTAACGGGAAGTAACAGGTCAGACTGAAATAATCGGATGGATAAGATGAAGCCAACCATGGTTTTATGGACTGTCAACTACCCTTTGAGCATATTTCACAAGCACTGTATTGAGGTAACTTACCTTAATGCCCTTTATACAGGTGAAATAAGCATACGGTTGCCGAAGTGTCTGGACCCCTTTAATTTACCTTAAACACAAAAACCCCGGAGTTCGATTCGTTGCCCTGGGAGTCCCTGGTGACCACTTTCCAGTAATATACGGTTTTCGGACTTACGTTCACATCCAGTACGGTGTCTTCCAGGTCTGAGGCTTCCACGGTTTCCGGAGGATTGGCATTTCCGAAATAGACATCATATCCCACAATGTCGCCGTCAATGTCGTTTCCTTTCCATTCCAGCGTAAGGGTGCCTTCTCCGGCAGCTACGGTTTCGTCCGGTTCGGGGGAAACTGCGGTTGCGGGGAACGGTGCATATGATTCTGTACCGTCGCCGGCATTGTAGAACTTCCAGGTTTCGCTTTGGGAGGTTTCTGGAACATCCTGGTTGGTGGAAGTCACCGTCCAGGAATAGGGCTCTCCTTTTTGCAGAACCACGCCCAGGGATGTGGCCTCGGTGTTGAATTCCTGTGCAGTACCGTCGTTGAGGTTCTCTACCTGTAACCGGTAGGTGTCGGTCCGGTCCGAGGGTTCCCATTCAAAGGTCACCCTGCTGGTGTAGTCATCTATATCGTCACCGGTGGTACATTCCGAATTGTTTTCAGGGAATATGAGTGTGGCCATACCGGGTTCCGTAGGGCCGTCATCGTCACTACAGCTTACGGTAATCAACAGGGTTAAAAAACTCAGGCCAAATGCTAATTTTTTCATTGTTCGTAGTATTGGGTTAAAACTAAGAAATTTTGTTTGTTGTCTGTTTAAAAGCGGGTTATAATTTTACCAGCTTAAAGGTTTTCCGGAAATTTTCACCCTGTATTTTTACAAGGTATATTCCTGGGGGCAGTCCGGACATTTTTAATTCCACTTCATTTCTCTTTCCATTCCGGTCAAGGTGCAGTGAACTCACTAATTTTCCGGTGATATTGAAAACCGAGATTTGAACATCGCCTTTAACGGCATTCCCTATAAAAGCCCTGGTAGTATCGTAAAAAGGATTGGGGTAAATGACAACATCGTCAGGGGCAACATATATACTTTCCTTGTAGGTGCCCTGGCAATCTTTATTGGTTTTTACGGTCAGGGCGTTGTCTCCGGATTCAAGATCAAGGGATATATGCCGTTCGGAGGTTTGTACGGTTTTTCCATTGAGCGCTATGGTATAGAGGTCACCTCCGCGGAGTTCGAGGTCGATACTGTTCCCGGCCTTGTTTACTGTTGAGGATACGGCTAATTCCTCCGGTTGATTAATGGTCACATCAAAACACTGTTCAAAATCCGGATAACCTTCTACGGTAATACACATGTTGTAATTTCCTGCGTCGAGGCCTGTTGCTTCCCAGAAATACCGGAACGTTTCCGTGACTTCCGTACCGTTGTCCCCGGTAAGGACAGCCCGGTAGTCCAGGATTTCTTTCGCTTCCACGCTTATCATGCCGTCCTGGTTGTCCCTGCAGGTTTCACTGGTGGTCTTCAGGGTAAAATTATCCGGGGAAAGTAAGGGGTCAGGTTTAATGCACAAGTTGAGCGAAAAGGCGTTGATGCTTCCGCCATCTGCGTCATAACCATCCTGAACGGTCAGTGTCCACTTGCCTGTTACGGGCTCATCCAATAAGGA contains the following coding sequences:
- the pth gene encoding aminoacyl-tRNA hydrolase, coding for MKKFLIVGLGNIGSEYQNTRHNIGFRVLDRLAEEESVNFETVKLGDKCICSVKGRKLILLKPSTYMNLSGKSVKYWMDKEKIPLENVLIITDDINLPFGTIRLKTRGSDGGHNGLKDIQARLNTVQYNRVRLGIGSEFSRGKQIDYVLGEWDEEENKALPERLEKACELIRSFATAGVQHTMNAFNGK